A genomic window from Dechloromonas sp. A34 includes:
- a CDS encoding 1,6-dihydroxycyclohexa-2,4-diene-1-carboxylate dehydrogenase — translation MQNRFKNKVAVITGAAQGIGKRVAERMADEEGLLVLVDRAEIVHDVARELKGKAEVISLTADLEKFSECQRVMEAAMAHFGRIDILVNNVGGTIWTKPYEHYAENEIEAEVRRSLFPTLWCCRAALPYMQEQGKGSIVNVSSIATRGVNRVPYGAAKGGVNALTACLAFENGERGIRVNATAPGATEAPPRIIPRNTAEQSEQEKGWYKQIYTQSLDSSVMKRYGTLDEQADPILFLASDESSYITGSILPVGGGDLG, via the coding sequence ATGCAGAATCGTTTCAAGAACAAGGTCGCCGTGATCACCGGCGCCGCCCAGGGCATCGGCAAGCGGGTCGCCGAGCGCATGGCCGACGAAGAGGGCCTGCTGGTCCTGGTCGACCGCGCCGAGATCGTGCACGACGTTGCCCGGGAATTGAAGGGCAAGGCCGAGGTCATCAGCCTGACTGCCGATCTGGAGAAGTTTTCGGAATGCCAGCGCGTCATGGAGGCGGCGATGGCCCACTTCGGCCGCATCGACATCCTGGTCAACAATGTCGGCGGCACGATCTGGACCAAGCCCTACGAGCACTATGCCGAGAATGAAATCGAGGCTGAAGTCCGTCGCTCGCTCTTCCCGACTCTGTGGTGCTGCCGCGCCGCCCTGCCCTACATGCAGGAGCAGGGCAAGGGGTCGATCGTCAACGTTTCCTCGATCGCCACCCGCGGCGTCAACCGCGTGCCTTACGGCGCTGCCAAAGGCGGGGTCAATGCCTTGACCGCCTGCTTGGCCTTTGAAAACGGCGAACGCGGAATTCGCGTCAATGCCACGGCGCCCGGCGCCACCGAGGCTCCGCCCCGCATCATTCCGCGCAATACCGCCGAACAGAGTGAACAGGAGAAGGGCTGGTACAAGCAGATCTACACCCAGTCGCTCGACAGCAGCGTGATGAAGCGCTATGGCACGCTGGACGAACAGGCCGATCCCATCCTCTTCCTGGCCTCCGACGAATCCTCCTATATCACCGGTTCGATCCTGCCGGTCGGCGGAGGCGATTTGGGCTGA
- a CDS encoding AraC family transcriptional regulator, with the protein MSFQFLNQQSNVFSGVSPFEVSDFVNRHVGSHGLSLAKRCNTSASLNHRKAGSLDLCRLSYGAQARIVSEGLPDIYHVQFILRGHCRYDMHRDSVSLSAGHVLLINPDEPVDLTYSEDCEKFIVKVPSTLFNDACIEHRWFKPKECVKFNQVPYKFDEIASLLHLLNLLCEEAESGMATPQMLQHYNRVVASKLITLLKHNVTLETPSLQSVSFERLVQYVEDNIKRDITAEELAQYSHLSLRSLYLLFEKNAKTTPKNFIRQKKLEQVYATLTDPSSRMANVTAVALEYGFSHLGRFSEFYKATFGMLPSESLKERQFSA; encoded by the coding sequence ATGTCCTTCCAGTTTCTGAATCAGCAAAGCAACGTCTTTTCGGGCGTCAGCCCGTTCGAGGTTTCGGACTTTGTGAACCGGCATGTCGGCTCCCACGGACTGAGCCTTGCCAAGCGTTGCAACACCAGCGCCTCGCTGAATCATCGCAAGGCCGGCAGCCTCGATCTCTGCCGGCTGAGCTATGGCGCGCAGGCCCGGATCGTCTCCGAAGGATTGCCCGACATCTATCACGTGCAGTTCATCCTGCGTGGCCACTGTCGCTACGACATGCACCGCGACTCGGTCAGCCTGTCGGCCGGCCATGTTCTGCTGATCAATCCCGACGAGCCGGTTGACCTGACCTATTCCGAAGACTGCGAGAAATTCATCGTCAAGGTCCCCTCGACCCTGTTCAACGACGCCTGTATCGAGCATCGTTGGTTCAAGCCGAAGGAGTGCGTGAAGTTCAATCAGGTTCCGTACAAGTTCGACGAAATCGCCAGCCTGCTGCACCTGCTCAACCTGCTTTGCGAAGAAGCCGAATCCGGCATGGCCACGCCGCAGATGCTGCAGCACTATAATCGCGTCGTCGCCAGCAAGCTGATCACCCTGCTCAAGCACAACGTCACGCTCGAAACCCCTTCGCTGCAGTCGGTATCGTTCGAGCGTCTGGTCCAGTACGTCGAGGACAACATCAAGCGCGACATCACGGCCGAGGAACTGGCCCAGTATTCGCACCTCAGCCTGCGCTCGTTGTACCTGCTCTTCGAGAAGAACGCCAAGACGACCCCCAAGAACTTCATCCGCCAGAAAAAACTCGAGCAGGTTTATGCAACGCTGACCGACCCGAGCAGCCGGATGGCCAACGTCACGGCCGTCGCGCTGGAATACGGATTTAGCCACCTTGGCCGGTTCTCCGAGTTCTACAAGGCGACTTTCGGCATGCTGCCCTCGGAATCCCTGAAGGAAAGACAGTTCAGCGCCTGA
- the gltX gene encoding glutamate--tRNA ligase, with protein sequence MKPVRTRFAPSPTGYLHIGGARTALFSWAFARRHGGTFILRIEDTDVARSTPEAVQAIIDGMNWLGLEHDEGPFYQMQRMERYKEVIQQMLASGHAYQCYTTREELDALRAEQEAKKEKPRYDGRWRPEAGKALPTPPADVPPVIRFKNPQGGVVAWDDQVKGRIEFANIELDDLIIARADGTPTYNFCVCVDDWDMGITHVIRGDDHVNNTPRQINILKALGADIPTYAHLSMILGDDGAKLSKRHGAVSVMQYDEDGFLTEAVINYLARLGWSHGDDEVFSRQQFVEWFDLDHITASAAQFNTEKLLWLNQHYMKQLPPAQLATKVKARLAARGIDTDGGADLEKAVTLYVERCNTLNVLADAVEVFYAHVSPNPELLAQHLADEARPALADFAAGIATVAWEAPAINALIKETVTKHGLKMPKLAMPLRVILTGQAQTPSVDAVIALIGRDKVIAALGQNI encoded by the coding sequence ATGAAGCCCGTCCGCACCCGTTTCGCCCCCAGCCCCACCGGTTACCTGCATATCGGCGGCGCCCGTACCGCCCTCTTCTCCTGGGCTTTCGCCCGCCGCCATGGCGGCACCTTCATTCTGCGCATTGAGGACACCGATGTCGCGCGCTCCACCCCGGAGGCCGTGCAGGCGATCATCGACGGCATGAACTGGCTGGGCCTGGAGCACGACGAAGGCCCGTTCTACCAGATGCAGCGCATGGAGCGCTACAAGGAGGTCATCCAGCAGATGCTGGCCAGCGGCCATGCCTACCAGTGCTATACGACGCGCGAAGAGCTCGACGCGCTGCGTGCCGAACAGGAAGCAAAAAAGGAAAAGCCGCGCTACGACGGACGCTGGCGTCCGGAAGCCGGCAAGGCTCTGCCGACGCCGCCGGCCGACGTGCCGCCGGTTATCCGCTTCAAAAATCCGCAAGGCGGCGTCGTCGCCTGGGACGACCAGGTGAAGGGCCGCATCGAATTTGCCAACATCGAACTCGACGACCTGATCATCGCCCGCGCCGACGGTACGCCGACCTACAACTTCTGCGTCTGCGTCGACGACTGGGACATGGGCATTACCCACGTCATCCGCGGCGACGACCACGTCAACAACACGCCGCGCCAGATCAACATCCTCAAGGCACTCGGCGCCGACATTCCGACCTACGCCCACCTCTCGATGATCCTCGGTGATGACGGCGCCAAGCTCTCGAAGCGCCACGGGGCCGTTTCGGTGATGCAGTACGACGAAGACGGTTTCCTGACCGAAGCGGTCATCAACTACCTGGCGCGCCTTGGCTGGTCGCACGGCGACGACGAAGTGTTCTCGCGCCAGCAGTTCGTCGAATGGTTCGACCTCGACCATATCACCGCCTCGGCCGCCCAGTTCAACACCGAAAAACTGCTATGGCTGAACCAGCATTACATGAAACAGTTGCCGCCGGCCCAGCTGGCTACCAAGGTCAAGGCCCGCCTCGCGGCACGTGGCATCGATACCGATGGCGGCGCTGATCTCGAAAAGGCGGTCACGCTTTATGTCGAGCGCTGCAACACCTTGAACGTGCTGGCTGACGCCGTCGAGGTCTTCTACGCCCACGTCTCGCCCAATCCGGAGCTGCTCGCCCAGCACCTCGCCGACGAAGCCCGCCCGGCGCTGGCCGATTTCGCAGCTGGCATCGCCACCGTCGCCTGGGAAGCACCGGCGATCAATGCGCTGATCAAGGAAACGGTCACCAAGCACGGCCTGAAAATGCCCAAGCTGGCGATGCCGCTGCGCGTCATTCTGACCGGTCAGGCACAGACACCGTCGGTCGATGCGGTCATCGCACTGATCGGCCGTGACAAGGTCATCGCCGCGCTGGGACAAAATATCTAA
- a CDS encoding type IV pili methyl-accepting chemotaxis transducer N-terminal domain-containing protein, producing the protein MFIKYLPYAALGLLLSFHSHAADSNAVNIAGQQRMLSQRIVKSYCQIGLNILPEVSRKQLEQSIETFDKNLLKLTPVASSPRAKASLDSLHSAWEPLRRNARGEVKASVAETLDRQAEAVLQAAEQLTSELQDQSSPPIGRWVNTAGRQRMLSQRLTKAYMLRQWGVDSAEKRQEIESAVHEFSSALTSMQQRPENSPTIRAQLSELGIQWEWLRTALASEGASNYRLIVAESSDVVLELADRVTAQFALEK; encoded by the coding sequence ATGTTTATCAAGTACCTGCCTTATGCTGCTCTCGGCCTGCTTCTGAGTTTCCACAGTCATGCCGCGGACTCGAACGCCGTCAATATTGCCGGGCAGCAACGTATGCTGAGCCAGCGCATTGTCAAATCCTATTGCCAGATCGGCCTCAACATCCTTCCCGAGGTATCGCGAAAGCAACTTGAGCAATCGATCGAAACCTTCGACAAGAACCTGTTGAAACTGACACCGGTAGCAAGCAGCCCACGCGCCAAGGCCAGTCTCGACAGCCTGCACTCGGCCTGGGAGCCGCTGCGCCGGAACGCTCGTGGCGAGGTCAAGGCCAGCGTGGCCGAAACGCTGGACCGCCAGGCAGAAGCAGTCCTCCAGGCCGCGGAACAATTGACTTCCGAGTTGCAGGACCAATCAAGTCCGCCGATCGGTCGCTGGGTCAATACCGCCGGGCGGCAGCGGATGCTGTCGCAGCGCTTGACCAAGGCCTACATGCTGCGCCAATGGGGAGTTGATTCGGCCGAAAAACGTCAGGAAATCGAATCAGCCGTCCATGAATTTTCCAGCGCCCTGACCAGCATGCAGCAACGCCCGGAAAATTCGCCCACCATCCGCGCCCAGCTCAGCGAACTGGGCATTCAGTGGGAATGGCTGCGTACCGCACTGGCCAGCGAGGGGGCCAGCAATTACCGGCTGATTGTCGCCGAAAGCAGCGATGTGGTTCTGGAGTTGGCGGACCGGGTCACTGCCCAGTTTGCGCTGGAAAAATAG
- a CDS encoding ligand-binding sensor domain-containing protein — MLFKYSRIAAIVLSGFAVAGQSAGVWAETAAPVLLAQAVPVHPAIPSGTPHPPIPPQEREGKVTVDPAAKFTHFRVGNKNVKSIYLDGTVVWVGTSGGVVRYDTKDDSFKLFDARNGLLSNGMFFVGRVKGKIAVGTYGGGLSLLVDEKAGKWKTYNIPEGLGDAFVYDVVTASNGDIWIATWSGVNRVRGGNLDDRSKWDLYTVENTKGGVPNDWIYGLAEGKNGDIWLATEGGMARFANNKWENWNHARGLGAPYEKVKDAIAFKNDPGKQSSHHAKQKQEMGLQGVDVAYNPNYVVSLEVDKQGGIWAGTWGGGLSRFDGKKWVNYTTTDGLPGNHVFMLHQDDKGRLWIGTNNGLTYLQEGNKFAKALTTTEGLFANNVFAMGSNAKGDLWVGSFGGVAHLRPAN; from the coding sequence ATGCTCTTCAAATATTCAAGAATCGCCGCGATCGTGCTTTCCGGGTTTGCCGTCGCTGGTCAGTCGGCGGGTGTCTGGGCCGAAACCGCGGCCCCGGTGCTGCTCGCCCAGGCGGTGCCGGTGCATCCGGCGATCCCGTCCGGTACGCCGCACCCGCCGATCCCGCCACAGGAGCGCGAAGGCAAGGTTACGGTCGATCCGGCAGCCAAATTTACCCATTTCCGGGTCGGCAACAAGAACGTCAAGTCGATCTATCTCGATGGTACGGTGGTCTGGGTCGGGACCTCGGGCGGAGTCGTCCGCTACGACACCAAGGATGACAGTTTCAAGCTGTTCGATGCCCGCAACGGCCTGCTCTCGAACGGGATGTTCTTCGTCGGGCGGGTCAAGGGCAAGATCGCCGTCGGCACCTACGGTGGTGGACTGTCGCTATTGGTCGACGAGAAGGCCGGCAAGTGGAAGACCTACAACATCCCCGAGGGCTTGGGCGATGCGTTTGTCTATGACGTGGTAACGGCCAGCAATGGCGACATCTGGATCGCCACCTGGTCCGGTGTTAACCGCGTTCGCGGCGGCAATCTCGATGACCGCAGCAAATGGGATCTGTACACCGTCGAAAATACCAAGGGCGGCGTTCCCAACGACTGGATCTATGGTCTGGCCGAGGGCAAGAACGGCGACATCTGGCTGGCCACCGAAGGCGGCATGGCCCGCTTCGCCAACAACAAATGGGAAAACTGGAACCATGCCCGGGGTCTGGGAGCGCCTTACGAGAAGGTCAAGGATGCTATCGCCTTCAAGAACGACCCGGGCAAGCAGTCTTCGCATCACGCCAAGCAAAAGCAGGAAATGGGTTTGCAGGGAGTCGATGTCGCATACAACCCGAACTACGTCGTTTCGCTCGAGGTCGACAAACAGGGTGGCATTTGGGCCGGCACCTGGGGTGGCGGTCTTTCCCGTTTCGATGGCAAGAAATGGGTGAATTACACCACCACGGACGGCTTGCCCGGCAACCATGTCTTCATGCTGCACCAGGACGATAAGGGCCGGCTATGGATTGGTACCAACAACGGCCTGACCTATCTTCAGGAAGGCAACAAGTTTGCCAAGGCCTTGACGACCACCGAAGGCCTGTTTGCCAACAATGTCTTCGCCATGGGCAGCAACGCCAAGGGCGATTTGTGGGTGGGCAGCTTTGGCGGTGTGGCCCATTTGAGGCCTGCCAACTAA
- a CDS encoding ligand-binding sensor domain-containing protein → MKLKHLICCLAISLCGVGGGASAADKTGTRVIDSFEVGDNVYVRALKVDKAAGSLWVGTSVGALEIDLKTSKPVNTFTRQQGLANEYVFAIGIDSEGYKWFGTNAGGASRYKDGKWKTYFPMHGLADYWIYSFQNDKDGNLWIGTWAGVNHFNVKTGKFKTYVKELINEWVYGLSMDKDGKVWFGTEGGVSMYDGKRWKSWTHKDGLGGENVANLEASANTGLGTRSRHDLTTQVAGRPSYNPNYVFSIHAAPDGMIWAGTWGGGVSRFDGKRWFNYTTLDGLAGNIVYSIIQDEKGVFWFGTDKGVSRYDGKTWKNLGKPEGLFDTHVYALAVTPDGDIWAGTKRGVVRIAPQ, encoded by the coding sequence ATGAAATTGAAGCACTTGATTTGTTGTCTTGCCATCAGCCTCTGTGGTGTGGGAGGGGGGGCATCCGCGGCGGACAAGACCGGCACGCGGGTGATCGATTCGTTTGAAGTCGGTGACAACGTCTATGTTCGTGCCCTGAAGGTCGACAAGGCTGCCGGTTCACTGTGGGTCGGGACCTCGGTCGGCGCCCTGGAAATCGATCTGAAAACGTCCAAGCCGGTCAACACCTTTACCCGGCAGCAGGGTCTGGCCAACGAGTATGTTTTTGCCATCGGCATCGACAGCGAGGGCTACAAGTGGTTCGGTACCAATGCCGGTGGCGCGTCGCGCTACAAGGATGGCAAATGGAAGACTTATTTCCCGATGCACGGTCTGGCCGACTACTGGATCTATTCCTTCCAGAACGACAAGGATGGAAATCTCTGGATCGGGACCTGGGCCGGGGTCAATCATTTCAACGTCAAGACCGGCAAGTTCAAGACCTATGTGAAGGAACTGATCAACGAGTGGGTCTATGGCCTGTCGATGGATAAGGACGGCAAGGTCTGGTTCGGTACCGAAGGTGGCGTTTCGATGTATGACGGCAAGCGCTGGAAATCCTGGACCCACAAGGATGGACTGGGCGGCGAAAACGTCGCCAATCTCGAGGCGAGCGCCAATACGGGGCTGGGAACGCGTTCCCGTCACGACTTGACGACCCAGGTCGCGGGACGACCCTCGTACAACCCTAACTATGTCTTTTCCATTCACGCCGCACCCGACGGCATGATCTGGGCGGGAACCTGGGGGGGCGGCGTTTCCCGCTTCGATGGCAAGCGCTGGTTCAATTACACGACGCTAGATGGCTTGGCCGGAAATATCGTTTACTCGATTATTCAGGATGAAAAGGGCGTTTTCTGGTTCGGGACCGACAAGGGCGTTTCGCGCTATGACGGGAAAACCTGGAAAAACCTGGGCAAGCCCGAAGGCTTGTTCGATACCCATGTCTATGCACTGGCCGTGACGCCGGATGGCGATATCTGGGCGGGTACCAAGCGTGGCGTGGTTCGCATTGCGCCGCAGTAA
- a CDS encoding c-type cytochrome, whose protein sequence is MKNWILVLLIGQSALLSGVAQAANVARGQQLYNMHCAACHGPRGEGVMPEAPKFRMGERLDQPDMVLMQSVRTGKKAMPPFFGVLQDAQILDVLAYVRTLR, encoded by the coding sequence ATGAAAAACTGGATTCTTGTCTTGCTGATCGGCCAATCCGCCCTGTTGTCCGGCGTGGCACAGGCTGCCAATGTGGCCCGGGGTCAGCAGTTGTACAACATGCACTGTGCCGCTTGTCATGGCCCGCGCGGCGAGGGGGTGATGCCCGAGGCACCCAAGTTTAGAATGGGCGAGCGCCTCGATCAGCCCGACATGGTCCTGATGCAGTCCGTCAGAACCGGCAAGAAAGCCATGCCCCCATTCTTCGGTGTTCTTCAGGACGCCCAAATTCTTGATGTATTGGCCTATGTGAGAACTCTAAGATGA
- a CDS encoding tetratricopeptide repeat protein yields the protein MGESILLQQTVWHRAASFAGLLMASALVLAGPDEDYAAGFKSFQENDIVGAMTPLRSAANAGHAKAQVLLAQILDRSEFDEDAVALYRKAAEQGDPDGMFGLGAMTASGEGLKKKDLIEGRSWILKAAELGHKQAISVMAQAYLKGELGLTEAERAEPVALRWVKLAAENDYLPAIDALIVAYGAGNFLRVTPDRALVEQYQAQANKIRNVAPVKAKKKPRRVSQVAE from the coding sequence ATGGGTGAATCTATCTTGTTGCAGCAAACTGTGTGGCATCGCGCCGCAAGCTTCGCCGGACTGCTCATGGCTTCGGCACTCGTGCTGGCCGGGCCGGATGAAGACTACGCGGCGGGTTTCAAGAGCTTTCAGGAAAATGACATTGTCGGTGCCATGACGCCGCTGCGGTCGGCTGCCAATGCCGGGCATGCCAAGGCTCAGGTACTGCTGGCCCAGATTCTCGATCGCTCGGAGTTTGATGAGGACGCGGTGGCGCTCTATCGCAAGGCGGCGGAACAAGGCGATCCGGACGGCATGTTTGGCCTTGGTGCGATGACAGCCTCGGGCGAGGGCCTCAAGAAAAAGGATTTGATCGAGGGCCGGAGCTGGATCCTGAAAGCCGCTGAACTCGGTCACAAGCAGGCGATCAGCGTGATGGCGCAGGCTTACCTGAAAGGCGAACTGGGTTTGACCGAGGCCGAACGTGCCGAGCCGGTGGCCCTGCGCTGGGTAAAACTGGCTGCCGAAAACGATTACCTGCCGGCGATCGATGCGCTGATCGTGGCCTATGGTGCCGGCAACTTCCTCCGGGTGACCCCCGATCGCGCCTTGGTCGAGCAATATCAGGCGCAGGCGAACAAGATCCGTAACGTTGCTCCGGTCAAGGCGAAAAAGAAACCGCGACGGGTGTCACAGGTCGCGGAATAG
- a CDS encoding helix-turn-helix domain-containing protein codes for MRRVEADIISRALRDAGGDRRLAAQKLDIGLSSLYRKLEEMESLAAGRIDG; via the coding sequence ATGCGTCGTGTCGAGGCCGACATTATTTCCCGTGCCCTGCGCGACGCCGGCGGCGACCGACGTCTGGCTGCGCAGAAACTGGATATCGGGCTCTCCAGCCTTTATCGCAAGCTGGAGGAAATGGAATCGCTCGCAGCGGGGCGTATCGATGGGTGA
- a CDS encoding HAMP domain-containing sensor histidine kinase, whose translation MFTFALALYFVVVTIVIAFERQTMIESVAMLQDLNEREERLVALNYSVSRTVISVNENYFSPDIEASGKILALEVEALIPGLTRLQTAYPVLGEARGVLTNVVDELSGDPTRATIADLRGTMHRLVLELDQVTADVAAQKLQMVERYQHTFARLTQEWIAFGVVALALMGLVFKVFFRGLSADIDRVRRHASHIVQGRPGARLLHSRKDELGLLMDSVNSMQDELAKRESQIELTRQQSFHKEKMAAVGSLAAAVAHEINNPLAAIVGVAQAMDNECRSTSCANYGANCHPEMILEQARRVMHITRQISEFSVPQSQEAELIDINGLLRSTVNFVKFDRRFRLVDVIVELDSNLPAVVAVADHLVQVAMNLLINAADAFHGRAEPPPQIRVLTSRQEGWVIVRVIDNGEGISPENLPRVFEERFSTKQRGQGSGLGLSLCRSLVEKTGGTIDIESQLGVGTTVEIKLPVPVLGADCR comes from the coding sequence TTGTTCACGTTTGCCCTGGCGCTCTACTTTGTCGTGGTGACGATCGTTATCGCTTTTGAACGGCAGACGATGATCGAATCCGTTGCCATGCTACAGGACCTGAACGAGCGGGAGGAGCGGCTGGTCGCCCTCAATTACTCGGTCTCGCGGACGGTTATCTCGGTCAATGAAAATTATTTTTCCCCCGACATCGAAGCCTCCGGAAAAATACTGGCCCTGGAAGTCGAGGCGCTGATTCCCGGGCTGACTCGCCTGCAGACGGCTTATCCGGTTCTCGGCGAGGCAAGGGGGGTGCTGACCAACGTCGTCGACGAACTTTCTGGCGACCCGACGCGGGCGACGATCGCCGATTTGCGCGGGACGATGCATCGCCTGGTGCTGGAGCTGGATCAGGTGACCGCCGATGTGGCCGCGCAGAAACTGCAGATGGTCGAGCGCTATCAGCATACGTTTGCCCGCCTGACCCAGGAGTGGATTGCCTTCGGCGTGGTGGCGCTGGCCTTGATGGGGCTGGTCTTCAAGGTATTTTTTCGCGGGCTGTCGGCCGATATCGATCGGGTCAGGCGACATGCCAGCCATATCGTTCAGGGGCGGCCCGGGGCGCGACTATTGCATTCCCGAAAGGATGAACTGGGCTTGTTGATGGATTCGGTCAACAGCATGCAGGACGAACTTGCCAAACGGGAGAGTCAGATCGAGCTCACCCGGCAGCAGAGTTTCCACAAGGAGAAGATGGCTGCAGTCGGCTCGCTGGCGGCGGCCGTCGCGCATGAGATCAACAATCCGCTGGCGGCCATTGTCGGGGTCGCCCAGGCCATGGACAACGAGTGCCGATCGACGTCTTGCGCCAACTATGGTGCTAATTGCCATCCCGAAATGATTCTTGAGCAGGCCCGGCGGGTTATGCACATTACCCGGCAGATCAGCGAATTTTCCGTTCCCCAGTCGCAGGAGGCTGAACTGATCGATATCAACGGTCTGTTGCGCAGTACGGTTAATTTCGTCAAGTTCGACCGGCGTTTCCGCTTGGTCGACGTGATCGTCGAACTGGACAGCAATTTGCCGGCGGTGGTGGCGGTCGCCGATCACCTCGTGCAGGTGGCAATGAACTTGCTTATCAATGCAGCGGATGCATTTCACGGGCGAGCAGAACCACCGCCACAGATTCGCGTACTGACATCCCGGCAGGAGGGCTGGGTGATCGTGCGGGTGATCGATAATGGCGAGGGGATTTCTCCCGAGAATCTTCCCCGGGTTTTCGAGGAGCGATTTAGCACCAAGCAGCGCGGACAGGGTAGTGGATTGGGTTTGTCGTTGTGCCGTTCGCTGGTCGAAAAGACCGGTGGGACAATTGATATCGAGTCGCAGCTCGGCGTCGGGACGACGGTGGAGATCAAGCTGCCGGTGCCGGTGTTGGGTGCCGATTGCCGTTAA
- a CDS encoding tetratricopeptide repeat protein yields the protein MQIYRFITWPYSFVFALILASSGALAADPLADAIKAIDSGRPALAVQLLTPLANTGNTLAMYRLGMLHYMGQGVPEDEKQAIYYWKKAAAQGSIDAMYQLGSAYLFGTQAAKTVPDPDREAAIWYFQAASAGHADAQYHLGLLFLAGKGVVDSRPESARWMRKAASQGHPEAKKALQMIESGK from the coding sequence ATGCAAATATACCGATTCATCACGTGGCCCTACTCCTTCGTCTTCGCCCTGATCCTCGCCTCCTCGGGAGCGCTCGCCGCCGACCCGCTGGCCGATGCCATCAAGGCCATCGACTCCGGACGCCCAGCCCTGGCGGTCCAACTGCTGACCCCGCTGGCCAACACCGGAAACACCTTGGCCATGTACCGCCTGGGGATGCTCCACTACATGGGGCAAGGGGTTCCCGAAGATGAGAAACAAGCCATCTACTATTGGAAGAAGGCTGCAGCCCAAGGTTCAATCGATGCAATGTACCAGCTGGGTTCCGCCTACCTCTTTGGCACTCAAGCTGCAAAAACCGTACCCGATCCTGATCGGGAAGCTGCCATCTGGTATTTCCAGGCCGCCAGCGCCGGCCACGCCGATGCCCAATACCACCTCGGCCTGCTGTTCCTGGCCGGCAAGGGGGTGGTCGATAGCCGCCCCGAGTCGGCACGCTGGATGAGGAAGGCCGCGTCACAAGGGCATCCGGAAGCGAAAAAGGCACTGCAGATGATCGAATCCGGGAAATAA
- a CDS encoding TlpA family protein disulfide reductase, translating into MIGRRNLLGGLVGLPLLLACNRSVAPATLAVGEPMPGFRLPTSRASEQSVLVGTGPFLLNFWATWCPPCRAEMAALDRVHRDLAVKGLAVLGISVDEDVFLVQEFALKEKLTLPLLFDRGGEIARKTFRVAAYPSSFLVDKHGVVAEVWVGERDWDSASIRARLGQLLR; encoded by the coding sequence GTGATCGGACGACGTAACTTGTTGGGCGGCCTCGTTGGCCTGCCCTTGTTGCTGGCCTGCAACCGCTCGGTAGCGCCCGCCACGCTGGCGGTCGGCGAGCCGATGCCGGGCTTTCGCTTGCCGACCAGCCGGGCGAGTGAGCAGTCGGTCCTGGTGGGCACGGGGCCCTTTTTGCTTAATTTTTGGGCAACCTGGTGTCCGCCCTGTCGGGCCGAAATGGCGGCCCTAGATCGGGTCCATCGCGATCTGGCGGTAAAGGGGCTGGCCGTGCTCGGTATTTCCGTCGATGAAGATGTGTTTCTCGTTCAGGAGTTCGCCTTGAAGGAGAAACTCACCCTGCCACTCTTGTTTGATCGGGGCGGGGAAATTGCCCGGAAGACCTTCCGGGTAGCCGCCTATCCGAGCAGTTTTCTGGTGGACAAACACGGGGTGGTTGCCGAGGTTTGGGTCGGCGAGCGCGACTGGGATTCGGCATCGATCCGGGCTCGCCTCGGGCAACTGCTACGCTAA
- a CDS encoding Tll0287-like domain-containing protein, translated as MKTKQLRVAAGLAIFLVASSGWAVDDELRGLVDESRRVSSQLLGQVRGELVKELERTGPIRAIVVCKYSVPEITSNISRQTGMRVTRVALRPWNRALGDPDPWEQKVLLDFGKRLANGERVEALEFFEKVDEPAGRAFRYMKAIPMTQPCLICHGPVKTLSEGIRAQLADEYPNQKAVEYEVGQVRGGVSVKKGL; from the coding sequence ATGAAGACGAAACAGTTGCGGGTTGCCGCGGGGCTTGCCATATTTTTGGTGGCCTCTTCGGGCTGGGCTGTCGACGATGAGCTGCGGGGACTGGTCGATGAAAGCCGCCGGGTGTCGAGCCAGCTGCTTGGCCAAGTCCGGGGGGAACTGGTCAAGGAACTCGAGCGGACCGGCCCGATTCGCGCGATTGTGGTTTGCAAATACAGCGTTCCCGAAATAACCTCCAACATTTCACGGCAGACGGGTATGCGCGTCACTCGCGTTGCGCTAAGACCCTGGAATAGGGCACTCGGTGATCCAGATCCATGGGAGCAGAAGGTTCTTCTTGATTTCGGGAAACGGCTTGCCAATGGTGAGAGAGTGGAGGCCCTTGAGTTCTTCGAAAAGGTCGATGAACCGGCCGGACGCGCTTTTCGCTATATGAAGGCGATCCCGATGACGCAGCCCTGTCTGATCTGTCACGGGCCGGTCAAGACGCTCTCGGAGGGGATCCGGGCACAATTGGCCGACGAATACCCCAATCAGAAGGCGGTAGAGTACGAGGTCGGCCAGGTCCGCGGTGGCGTTTCCGTCAAGAAGGGGCTTTGA